The following proteins are encoded in a genomic region of Paenibacillus sp. FSL H3-0469:
- a CDS encoding tyrosine-type recombinase/integrase translates to MQNFVHLSEGYLDYCQYQKRLDSKTLKAYRIDIAQLLQYIKGSDGCLSKINLSNYVISLHNIFKPKTVKRKIASIKAFCNWMEYEEFITSNPFSKMNLKFHEPHILPKTIPLDVIKTILQSAYQEYEMNYKSPNKMATCLRNIAVLELLFATGMRVSELCSLQSDNLNLPDKQIRIYGKGSKERMITISNSDVLTALHRYKVAFSEQIENVGFLFVNRLNHRLSEQSVRFMIKKLALKAKVQQHLTPHMFRHSFATLLLEEDVDIRYIQQILGHSSITTTQIYTHVSTKKQNDILSLKHPRNRVSINS, encoded by the coding sequence ATGCAGAATTTTGTCCACTTATCTGAAGGTTATTTAGATTATTGTCAATATCAGAAAAGATTAGATTCCAAAACACTGAAGGCATATAGAATTGATATTGCGCAGTTATTACAGTATATCAAAGGGAGCGATGGCTGTTTAAGTAAAATAAATCTGTCAAATTACGTGATTAGCCTTCACAATATTTTCAAACCCAAAACCGTAAAACGGAAAATCGCCAGTATCAAGGCTTTTTGCAACTGGATGGAGTATGAGGAATTCATTACAAGCAATCCTTTTTCAAAAATGAATCTGAAATTTCATGAGCCACACATTCTGCCCAAAACCATACCACTGGATGTAATAAAAACTATACTTCAGTCAGCGTATCAAGAGTATGAAATGAATTATAAATCTCCTAATAAGATGGCTACCTGCTTGCGTAATATTGCCGTTTTAGAGCTTTTATTCGCAACAGGTATGCGGGTTTCCGAGCTTTGTTCATTACAATCGGATAACCTGAATCTGCCCGACAAACAAATCCGGATCTATGGCAAAGGCTCAAAAGAGCGGATGATTACCATCAGCAATTCTGACGTACTCACAGCATTACATAGATATAAAGTGGCTTTTAGCGAGCAAATTGAAAATGTCGGATTTCTCTTTGTGAATAGACTTAACCATCGCCTTTCAGAGCAATCCGTCCGCTTCATGATTAAAAAACTCGCATTAAAGGCCAAGGTGCAGCAGCACCTAACGCCACACATGTTTCGGCATTCCTTTGCAACGCTATTATTGGAGGAAGATGTGGATATTCGCTACATTCAGCAGATATTAGGGCATAGTTCAATAACAACAACCCAAATTTATACACATGTCTCAACCAAAAAACAGAATGATATACTCAGTCTTAAACATCCGCGGAATCGTGTTTCAATTAATTCATAG
- a CDS encoding ABC transporter substrate-binding protein, translated as MKNWGRKFIWTAVLILAMSAIAACGTNNKAADSKDVQTGNAAAASAAPAETGGAAASEGATRTVTGEFGEVEIPANPKRVAGIYVEDYLKALGVTPVVQWYHPSWGKQDYLNLDVPEFDISGSIEALLDKNPDLIITDGGVDAAKYEQYSQIAPTYRLPESVLQDSRLILTAVADALGIPEKGKAVLAEYDQKVAEGKAALQQALGQEKVAVIRLNVADKTVALFGIKNRFTGVLYNQFGLTPVPLAAEMTEFQSIISEEVIPELEADHIIVFPDNGGWDTAANQEAIKILDGPLWKNLPAVKNGNIYRMERSHWQSGGITANQMKLDDLLKAMVK; from the coding sequence CGAATAATAAAGCTGCGGACAGCAAGGATGTCCAGACAGGGAATGCGGCTGCTGCCAGCGCAGCTCCTGCGGAGACTGGCGGAGCGGCCGCTTCAGAAGGGGCAACACGGACGGTAACCGGAGAATTCGGGGAGGTAGAGATTCCGGCGAACCCTAAGCGGGTAGCGGGAATCTATGTGGAGGATTACCTGAAGGCGCTCGGCGTCACCCCGGTGGTGCAGTGGTACCATCCCAGCTGGGGCAAGCAGGATTATCTGAATCTGGATGTGCCGGAATTTGATATCAGCGGCAGCATAGAAGCGCTGCTCGATAAGAATCCCGATCTGATTATTACCGATGGCGGTGTAGATGCCGCTAAGTATGAACAGTATTCCCAGATAGCCCCAACCTACCGCCTGCCGGAGAGCGTATTGCAGGATTCAAGACTAATCCTTACAGCAGTCGCAGACGCGCTGGGTATTCCTGAGAAGGGGAAGGCTGTGCTGGCCGAATATGACCAGAAGGTGGCAGAGGGCAAAGCCGCGTTGCAGCAGGCCCTGGGACAGGAGAAGGTGGCTGTGATCCGGCTTAATGTGGCAGACAAAACGGTTGCTCTTTTTGGAATCAAAAACCGCTTTACCGGTGTGCTCTATAATCAATTCGGTTTGACACCTGTTCCTTTGGCCGCTGAGATGACGGAATTCCAGTCGATCATCTCAGAAGAAGTGATCCCGGAGCTTGAGGCGGATCATATCATTGTATTTCCTGACAACGGGGGTTGGGATACTGCAGCTAATCAAGAGGCGATTAAAATACTTGATGGCCCCCTCTGGAAGAACCTTCCTGCGGTAAAGAACGGCAATATCTACCGGATGGAGCGTTCCCACTGGCAATCCGGGGGAATTACCGCCAACCAGATGAAGCTGGATGATCTGCTTAAGGCGATGGTGAAGTAA
- a CDS encoding helix-turn-helix domain-containing protein, whose amino-acid sequence MTEQLQEHTKRRLLHSLMNIEVVTRSPSGKDQTAVYQEHTLIIVSEGQGWLKAEDRQYSLEKGAGFLIEAGSLNRIQAGEQGISWYQLEFALIRAGHVKLGTGDKSQEGQGEYMIRQGYLDCRPFSQCALLLDSIYYSFRRPEDIEWFAAQTRFQELLLLLMRANAPVQKAKDEREAVEDSIRYMEEHCSEPLSVDQLAEIAGIGRARYTQIFKEITGRMPLEHLNGLRIERAQQQLLLTRDRLHEVALAAGYSNEYYFNRRFKRTVGVTPGQYRNLHQEGVRVFAPFLEDYLLALGITPVVQYCHAKWGKQEYLGLDQVPAFDISSGDWHGLSRYSPELIMLDDGFQRWQLGECSRVAPLFRLPFHQEDWRATLRSAAAVFGRTGLVQEVISGYEQQAGQARRLLSRSVQGQTVALLRISACGITLYGSEHLGYAAGVLYDDLGLERHPLVRQLTRGQKRVILSSEELSRLTADHLFITFDLQEGGGRELLDTPLWRSLPAVRNRCVYEVDFMAWMNYGVLSHQRKIADVLKVLA is encoded by the coding sequence GTGACAGAACAGTTGCAGGAACACACCAAGAGAAGGCTGCTCCACAGCCTGATGAATATAGAAGTAGTTACACGCTCCCCATCCGGGAAGGATCAGACCGCAGTCTATCAGGAACATACTCTTATCATTGTGTCCGAAGGTCAGGGATGGCTCAAGGCAGAGGACAGGCAGTATTCCTTGGAAAAAGGGGCCGGGTTCCTGATCGAAGCCGGATCGCTGAACCGGATTCAGGCCGGGGAGCAGGGGATCAGCTGGTACCAGCTGGAGTTCGCGCTGATTCGGGCAGGGCACGTTAAGCTTGGCACCGGGGATAAGAGCCAGGAGGGACAAGGCGAATACATGATCCGCCAGGGATATCTGGACTGCCGGCCGTTCTCACAGTGTGCACTGCTGCTGGACTCCATCTATTATAGCTTCCGGCGCCCGGAGGATATCGAATGGTTCGCGGCCCAGACCCGGTTCCAGGAGCTGCTGCTCTTGCTGATGCGGGCGAATGCTCCTGTACAGAAGGCTAAAGATGAGCGTGAGGCCGTGGAGGATTCAATCCGCTATATGGAAGAGCATTGCAGTGAACCGTTATCGGTCGATCAGCTGGCTGAGATTGCCGGGATCGGACGGGCGCGGTATACACAGATCTTCAAAGAGATTACCGGACGGATGCCCCTGGAGCACCTGAACGGGCTGCGTATTGAGCGGGCCCAGCAGCAGCTTCTGCTGACCAGGGACCGGCTGCACGAGGTTGCCCTGGCTGCGGGATACAGCAATGAGTACTATTTCAACCGGCGCTTTAAAAGAACGGTAGGGGTGACTCCCGGACAATATAGAAACCTCCATCAGGAGGGCGTCCGGGTATTTGCCCCTTTTCTGGAGGATTATCTGCTGGCGCTCGGCATTACTCCGGTCGTACAGTATTGCCATGCCAAGTGGGGCAAGCAGGAATACCTCGGGCTGGATCAGGTTCCGGCGTTCGATATCTCAAGCGGAGACTGGCACGGGCTCAGCCGTTACTCGCCGGAGCTGATCATGCTGGATGACGGCTTCCAGCGCTGGCAGCTCGGGGAATGCAGCCGGGTCGCCCCGCTGTTCCGGCTTCCGTTCCACCAGGAAGACTGGCGTGCCACACTCCGCAGCGCAGCGGCCGTCTTCGGGAGAACGGGGCTGGTGCAGGAGGTAATCAGCGGATATGAACAGCAGGCCGGCCAGGCCAGACGGCTGCTCAGCCGCAGCGTCCAGGGGCAGACAGTAGCTTTGCTGCGGATTTCCGCCTGCGGGATTACCCTGTATGGGAGCGAGCATCTGGGCTATGCAGCGGGGGTACTATACGATGATCTGGGACTAGAGCGGCATCCCCTGGTCCGGCAGCTAACCCGCGGACAGAAACGTGTAATTCTCAGCAGTGAAGAGCTGTCCCGCCTGACGGCAGATCACCTGTTCATTACCTTTGACCTCCAGGAGGGCGGAGGCAGGGAACTGCTCGATACCCCGCTCTGGAGAAGCCTGCCTGCGGTGCGCAACCGCTGTGTGTACGAGGTGGATTTCATGGCCTGGATGAATTACGGTGTGTTGTCGCATCAGCGGAAGATCGCGGATGTGCTCAAGGTATTGGCTTGA